In Centropristis striata isolate RG_2023a ecotype Rhode Island chromosome 15, C.striata_1.0, whole genome shotgun sequence, a genomic segment contains:
- the LOC131986259 gene encoding RAC-beta serine/threonine-protein kinase-like, translating to MNEVNIVREGWLHKRGEYIKTWRPRYFILKSDGSFIGYKEKPDINDQTSPLNNFSVAECQLMKTERPKPNTFVIRCLQWTTVIERTFHVDSNEEREEWMRAIQSVANSLKMREQEEEEPMDMFGSPSESSLEEMEVSLSKNRSKVTMSDFEYLKLLGKGTFGKVILVKEKSTGVHYAMKILRKEVIIAKDEVAHTVTESRVLQNTRHPFLTTLKYAFQTHDRLCFVMEYANGGELFFHLSRERVFTEDRARFYGAEIVSALEYLHSRDVVYRDLKLENLMLDKDGHIKITDFGLCKEGITPDATMKTFCGTPEYLAPEVLEDNDYGRAVDWWGLGVVMYEMMCGRLPFYNQDHERLFELILMEEIRFPRNLSPEAKSLLAGLLKKDPKQRLGGGPSDAKEVMTHKFFITINWQDVVQKKLTPLFRPQVTSETDTRYFDDEFTAQTITLTPPDKYNSLDCEDPGQQAHFPQFSYSASIRE from the exons ATGAATGAAGTTAACATAGTCAGAGAGGGCTGGCTTCACAAAAGAG GtgaatatatcaaaacatggaGGCCCAGGTATTTTATCCTGAAGAGTGACGGGTCCTTCATCGGCTACAAGGAGAAACCTGATATAAACGACCAGACTTCACCACTCAACAACTTCTCAGTGGCAG AGTGCCAGTTAATGAAGACTGAAAGACCCAAGCCCAACACATTTGTCATTCGTTGCCTACAGTGGACCACAGTCATTGAACGCACCTTTCACGTGGACAGCAATGAGGAACG agAGGAGTGGATGCGGGCAATCCAGTCAGTTGCAAATAGTCTAAAGATGcgggaacaggaggaggaggaaccaATGGATATGTTTGGCTCACCCAGCGAAAGCAGCCTGGAGGAGATGGAAGTGTCGCTTTCCAAGAACCGCTCCAAAGTG ACAATGAGTGACTTTGAGTACCTGAAGCTACTTGGGAAGGGGACATTTGGAAAAGTGATTCTGGTTAAAGAGAAGTCCACCGGAGTACATTATGCAATGAAAATACTGCGCAAAGAGGTCATCATAGCCAAG GATGAGGTGGCCCATACAGTTACAGAAAGCAGAGTGTTACAAAACACACGACACCCCTTCCTCACG ACACTGAAGTATGCCTTCCAAACCCACGATAGACTCTGTTTTGTAATGGAATATGCCAATGGGGGCGAG CTCTTTTTCCACCTGTCACGGGAAAGAGTGTTCACAGAAGATCGGGCACGCTTCTACGGGGCAGAGATTGTGTCAGCACTCGAGTACCTCCATTCACGTGACGTTGTTTACCGTGATCTGAAG CTGGAGAATCTGATGCTGGATAAAGATGGACACATCAAAATCACTGATTTTGGCCTTTGTAAGGAGGGCATTACCCCTGATGCTACCATGAAAACCTTTTGTGGTACTCCTGAATATCTGGCACCTGAG GTCCTAGAAGATAATGACTATGGCCGGGCAGTGGACTGGTGGGGTCTCGGTGTCGTCATGTATGAGATGATGTGCGGCCGTCTGCCTTTCTACAACCAGGATCATGAGCGTTTGTTTGAGCTCATCCTCATGGAGGAGATCCGCTTCCCCAGGAATCTTTCCCCTGAGGCCAAGTCCCTGCTGGCTGGCCTGCTCAAGAAGGATCCCAAACAGAG ATTGGGTGGAGGTCCCAGTGATGCCAAAGAAGTCATGACTCACAAATTTTTCATCACCATCAACTGGCAGGATGTGGTCCAGAAGAAG CTCACCCCACTCTTCAGACCGCAAGTGACATCAGAGACGGACACCCGGTATTTTGATGACGAGTTCACAGCGCAGACCATCACACTCACTCCTCCAGACAAgt ATAACAGTCTGGATTGTGAGGATCCTGGCCAGCAAGCACATTTCCCGCAGTTCTCCTATTCTGCCAGCATAAGAGAGTGA